A single window of Bacteroidota bacterium DNA harbors:
- a CDS encoding tetratricopeptide repeat protein, translated as MKKIFVISLLLSLNLAAQTPDVRDHFKTAFDLYESGKYQDAIIEYSTYLVKNPDDEAAYYNRALAKYMMTDYKDALIDYNTSIEKGRKKFDAVYGKGLCWFYLKNYDDAIKEFDKSLAINPSHGKSYIFKAAALHIQDKNKEALPIVNKGIELDPKYEWGYFYRSKIKFYTNDLKGALADAQKSIEIKPNNEFYFQRGFVQLELKNYEASVVDYDTVIKHNVKDADAWYNRGLCKLDLKKYEEAKFDFDKSIEINPTKSDAYHNRALCKYYLLSYKDAITDFNAAIDLSPKFYKAYTYRGAALYHLKQYQDALADLNKSITIKKDYESSYYYRAMIKYMLVNDTGAINDCNVALSYRKSYDTYLQRGLSKYQMKDYNGALLDYDEAIKLNPKYARAFLERGICYYTQQIDNMAIMEFTKAIEIKPDYGEAYYYRALSENYSGKKDESCKDFKKAIDFKYEKAAVKMAEVCK; from the coding sequence ATGAAGAAAATTTTTGTAATTAGTTTATTATTGTCGTTGAATTTAGCGGCACAAACTCCTGATGTTCGTGATCATTTTAAAACGGCATTTGATTTGTATGAATCTGGAAAATATCAGGATGCGATTATTGAATACAGCACCTATTTAGTAAAGAATCCCGATGATGAGGCGGCGTATTACAACCGCGCTTTGGCGAAATACATGATGACGGATTATAAAGATGCTCTCATTGATTATAATACCAGTATAGAAAAAGGTCGTAAAAAGTTTGATGCTGTTTACGGAAAAGGATTGTGTTGGTTTTATTTAAAGAATTATGATGATGCCATTAAAGAATTTGATAAATCTCTCGCTATTAATCCATCTCATGGTAAATCTTATATTTTCAAAGCAGCTGCTTTGCATATTCAGGATAAAAACAAAGAGGCTTTACCAATCGTAAACAAAGGAATTGAATTAGATCCGAAATACGAGTGGGGTTATTTTTACAGAAGTAAAATTAAATTTTACACCAATGATTTAAAAGGTGCTTTAGCGGATGCGCAAAAATCAATAGAGATAAAGCCTAATAATGAGTTTTATTTTCAGAGGGGATTTGTACAGTTGGAATTAAAAAATTACGAAGCATCAGTCGTAGATTATGATACGGTAATTAAACATAATGTAAAGGATGCCGACGCATGGTATAATCGCGGTTTATGTAAATTGGATTTAAAGAAATATGAAGAAGCAAAATTCGATTTTGATAAATCCATTGAAATTAATCCCACTAAATCGGATGCATATCACAATAGAGCGCTCTGTAAATATTATTTGTTATCGTATAAGGATGCTATAACAGATTTTAATGCCGCAATCGATTTGAGTCCGAAGTTTTATAAAGCTTATACCTACCGTGGTGCCGCTTTGTATCATTTAAAACAATATCAGGATGCTTTGGCTGATTTAAATAAATCCATTACCATTAAAAAGGATTATGAGAGTTCGTATTACTATCGCGCAATGATTAAATACATGCTGGTAAATGATACGGGAGCGATTAATGATTGTAATGTTGCGCTTAGTTACCGCAAAAGTTACGATACTTATTTGCAACGCGGTTTAAGCAAATACCAAATGAAAGATTATAACGGAGCTTTATTGGATTATGATGAGGCTATTAAGTTAAATCCTAAGTATGCGCGCGCATTTTTAGAGAGAGGGATTTGTTATTACACACAGCAAATCGATAACATGGCGATTATGGAATTCACCAAAGCGATTGAAATAAAACCGGATTACGGCGAGGCTTATTACTACCGTGCTTTATCGGAAAACTATTCGGGTAAAAAAGACGAAAGCTGTAAAGACTTTAAAAAAGCTATTGATTTCAAATACGAAAAGGCCGCTGTTAAAATGGCTGAGGTTTGTAAGTAG
- a CDS encoding TIGR00730 family Rossman fold protein: MSEKSEEKIRKAFAEKDWNDIKASDSWQIFKIMSEFVEGFEKMSKIGPCVSIFGSARTKPDNKYFLLAEDIAYKLTQEGYGVITGGGPGIMEAANKGAKRGGGKSVGLNIELPFEQKPNDFIDRDKSIDFHYFFVRKTIFLKYSQGFIGMPGGMGTMDELFEALTLVQTHKIAQFPVVLVGKEYWTGLIEWMKHTMLEKEHNINAVDLELFKIVDTADEAVKHIVDFYSKYLLKPNF; this comes from the coding sequence ATGAGCGAAAAATCAGAAGAAAAAATACGTAAAGCCTTTGCAGAAAAGGATTGGAACGATATAAAAGCATCCGACAGCTGGCAGATTTTCAAAATCATGAGTGAGTTTGTAGAGGGTTTTGAAAAGATGAGTAAAATTGGACCGTGTGTATCCATTTTTGGATCTGCACGCACAAAGCCGGATAATAAGTATTTTCTTCTAGCCGAAGATATTGCTTACAAATTAACACAAGAAGGTTACGGTGTTATCACCGGTGGCGGTCCGGGTATTATGGAAGCCGCCAACAAAGGTGCAAAACGCGGGGGAGGAAAATCAGTAGGCTTGAATATTGAATTACCCTTCGAACAGAAGCCCAATGATTTTATCGACCGAGATAAGAGTATTGACTTTCATTATTTCTTTGTGCGCAAAACCATCTTCTTAAAATACTCACAAGGATTTATTGGTATGCCCGGAGGAATGGGAACCATGGATGAATTATTTGAAGCTTTAACCTTAGTACAAACACATAAAATCGCGCAGTTTCCTGTTGTTTTGGTAGGGAAAGAATATTGGACCGGATTAATTGAATGGATGAAACACACCATGCTGGAAAAGGAACATAACATTAATGCTGTCGATCTTGAATTGTTTAAAATTGTAGATACCGCTGATGAAGCTGTGAAGCATATTGTGGATTTCTACAGCAAATACTTATTGAAACCAAACTTCTAA
- the ruvX gene encoding Holliday junction resolvase RuvX codes for MPRILAIDYGSKRVGLAVTDPLQMIASGLTTVHSKDLIQFLEDYLKKEAVECIVVGEPKTLMNEASNSARFIEPFVKHLTKKFPSIKIERYDERFTSALAQQAMLMGGLKKKDRQNKETVDMVSATILLQDYLEFIKR; via the coding sequence ATGCCGCGTATTTTAGCCATTGACTACGGAAGTAAACGTGTTGGATTAGCCGTTACCGATCCATTACAAATGATTGCGAGCGGACTTACAACTGTACACAGCAAAGATTTAATACAGTTTTTAGAAGACTATTTAAAAAAAGAAGCGGTTGAGTGTATTGTTGTGGGAGAACCTAAAACCTTAATGAATGAGGCTTCAAACAGTGCGCGTTTTATTGAACCTTTTGTGAAACATTTAACGAAGAAATTCCCTTCAATAAAAATTGAACGTTACGACGAAAGATTTACCTCAGCTCTTGCACAGCAGGCTATGTTGATGGGCGGTTTAAAGAAAAAAGACCGTCAAAACAAGGAAACGGTTGATATGGTGAGCGCAACCATCTTATTGCAGGATTATCTTGAATTTATTAAGCGATAA
- the pfkA gene encoding 6-phosphofructokinase produces the protein MKKIGIITSGGDSPGMNACIRAVVRTAVHQNIEVLGFYKGYEGIIDNNFVKLDTTSVSGIIQRGGTILKTARSQRFMTEEGINQAANNLKQNGIEGMVIIGGDGSFKGAIELSKHINIPIVGCAGTIDNDLIGTDFTIGYDTAINTVVEAVDKIRDTAESHDRVFVIEVMGRDAGLIALRSAIACGAEALLVPEMKNDINTLMTKIKNWRSSKSSKIVIVAEGEEFGGAYKVGDLIRKTCPEFDVRVTVLGHIQRGGNPTCMERVNASLVGYNAVLALMNGHKNEMIGIVNKKITYTPFEKAVKHIEKLDDGLLNMIEILSS, from the coding sequence ATGAAAAAAATCGGAATCATAACATCAGGCGGCGACTCACCCGGAATGAACGCTTGTATTCGTGCTGTTGTGCGAACTGCTGTACATCAAAATATCGAAGTGCTGGGATTTTATAAGGGTTATGAAGGAATTATTGATAACAATTTTGTGAAGCTCGATACAACTTCTGTTTCCGGTATTATTCAACGCGGCGGTACCATTTTAAAAACGGCGCGTAGTCAGCGTTTCATGACCGAGGAAGGGATAAACCAAGCAGCAAATAATTTAAAGCAAAACGGCATAGAAGGAATGGTAATCATAGGCGGTGATGGAAGCTTTAAAGGCGCTATCGAATTATCGAAACACATCAATATTCCAATTGTGGGTTGTGCGGGTACAATTGATAACGATTTAATTGGAACGGATTTTACGATTGGTTACGATACTGCCATCAATACAGTTGTGGAAGCTGTGGATAAAATCCGCGATACAGCTGAAAGTCATGATCGTGTTTTTGTAATTGAAGTGATGGGGCGGGATGCAGGATTAATTGCCTTGAGAAGCGCGATTGCATGCGGTGCGGAAGCTTTATTGGTTCCGGAAATGAAAAACGATATTAATACTTTAATGACCAAAATAAAAAATTGGCGAAGTTCTAAGTCGAGTAAAATTGTCATTGTAGCGGAAGGCGAAGAATTTGGTGGTGCGTATAAAGTGGGTGACTTAATCAGAAAAACATGTCCGGAGTTTGACGTGCGTGTGACTGTATTGGGTCACATTCAACGTGGAGGCAATCCAACCTGTATGGAAAGGGTAAACGCAAGTTTGGTAGGATACAATGCGGTTTTGGCATTAATGAACGGACATAAAAACGAAATGATTGGAATTGTCAATAAAAAAATCACTTACACACCATTTGAGAAAGCGGTAAAACATATCGAGAAATTAGACGATGGTTTACTGAATATGATAGAAATATTATCAAGTTAA